In Prionailurus viverrinus isolate Anna chromosome C2, UM_Priviv_1.0, whole genome shotgun sequence, one DNA window encodes the following:
- the LOC125174549 gene encoding keratin-associated protein 19-4-like, with protein sequence MRYYYGNDYGGLGYRCGGLGYGYGLGCGCGCGGFSGLGCGWGGHRYGWCRPLCYGGYGFSSFY encoded by the coding sequence ATGAGATACTACTACGGCAATGACTATGGTGGCCTGGGCTATAGATGTGGAGGCCTGGGTTATGGCTATGGCCTAGGCTGTGGCTGTGGTTGTGGTGGCTTTAGTGGCTTAGGGTGTGGCTGGGGAGGCCACAGATATGGCTGGTGCCGCCCATTGTGCTATGGAGGATATGGATTCTCCAGCttttattga